In Methanobrevibacter sp., a genomic segment contains:
- a CDS encoding helix-turn-helix domain-containing protein: MSSCIDDNNYCGGKQDVTEAVKIRLYPTDEQKKIINQNIGNRGFIWNKLLVKI, from the coding sequence ATGTCAAGTTGTATTGATGATAATAACTATTGTGGGGGAAAACAAGATGTAACTGAAGCGGTCAAGATTAGATTATATCCTACAGATGAGCAGAAAAAGATAATTAATCAAAATATTGGCAATAGGGGCTTTATTTGGAATAAACTGCTTGTAAAAATAAA